Genomic segment of Planctomycetota bacterium:
GTCGCGCACCACCGGCACCATGAGGCCCGTGTCGGTGTCGGTCGCGATGCCCAGGTGCACGCTGCGGTGCTGCATGATCGACGCGGCGTACTGCTCGTCCTCGGGCTTCTCGTCCACCGTCGCGTTGAGCGCCCGGAAGCGGGCGTCGCTCAGCACGCGGCACACCGCCGATGCGACGAACGGCAGGAACGACACCTTCTCGCCGCTCGCGCCGGCGAGCTTGCGCCGCAGCCCGTCGAGGGGCGTGGCGTCGGCCTCGTCCATCACCGTGAAGTGCACGCACCGGTCCATCGACTCGCGCAGGCGGTTCGCGATCGTGCGCCGCACGCCCCGGAACGGGATGCGCGTCACCTCGTCGGGCCCGGCGCTGGCCGCCGGGGCCGCACGTTCGGGCGCGGCACGCTCGCTCTGCGGCACGCTCGCGCGGCTGGGCGCGGGCGAAGCAGCCGGCGCTGACGTCGGGGCGGCGGTCGTGCGCGCCGGTGCGCCCTGGCCCGCCGCGGCTCGGACGTCCTTCTCCAGCACGCGCCCGCCGATGCCCGAGCCCGGGACGCGATCGATGTCGACGCCCAGGTCGCGCGCCAAACGCCGCACGACGGGCGTGGCGAGGGCCTTCCCGCTCGGGGCGTTCATCATCCCGACGACCGTTCCGTCGTCGGCGGTCCGCTCGGGGGGATCGGTCACGACGTCGGCCCGGGGCGCCGCGTCCGCGTGCGACCCGTTGGCGCTGCCGCGCGACGCGGGCTTGGCGGCCTTCTCCGGGGGCTTCTCAGAGGCGGCGCCCGCGGCGGGCTCGTAGTTCACGAACGGCGCGCCGACCTTGATGATCGAGCCCGGCTCGCCGTGCAGGCCCGCGATGGTGCCGGCGCGTGGGCTGGTGACCTCGACGAGCGCCTTGTCGGTCTCCATCTCGGCGAGCACGTCGAGCTCGTTGACGGTCTGCCCGACCTCGACGCGCCACTTGATCAGCTCGGCCTCGGCGAGGCCTTCGCCCAGGTCCGGGAGCAGGAACACGTTCGGGTCTTTCGAAGCCGCATGCGCCATGATGAACCTCGTAAAAAGCCGCCGACGCGGGGCGGGGCGGGACAAGCACGTAGTCTAGTGCCCCGGGGCCCCAAGTGGGAGTGAGCGTTGGCGTGCGCCGGTCGGCCGACCGGTACACTGTCCCCGTGCGCTCGCTGCGAGACATCGCGCTGATCGAGGAGCAGCGCCAGGCCGCCGGGCTGGCCGCCGTGGCGCCCGAGTCTCGCGCGCTCGCCGGGGGCACGGTCGCCCGGGGCGCGCCGGGCACGTGGTACAACTCCGCCGTGGGCCTGGGGCTGGGCGCGCGGGTGTCCGACGCCGAGATCGACGAACTGATCGCGTTCCACGAGTCGCACGGGGTCGAGCCCCGCATCGAGGTGTGCCCCTTCGCCGACGAGACGCTGGCCCGTGGGCTGGCGTCGCGCGGGTTCGTCGTGCGCCAGTTCGAGATGTGCTTCTTCCGCGAGCTTGACCCCGCGTCGCCCGCCCGCCCGCTGGTCGAGACGCCCGCCGGCCTCGAGATCCGCGCGGTGGACGTGCGCCGCGACGACGAGGTGCGTGCGCACACGATGGTCGCGGTGTCGGGGTTCATGCCCCCGGGCCAGCCCATCGCCGAGGAGTTCCTCGAGTCGTGCGCGCGGGCGCTGCGTCACGAGCGGACGATCGGCGTCGGGGCGTGGCTCGACGGGCGCCTCGTGGGCGCGGGCGCGATGGAGGCAACCCCGCCCTCGGCCGGGCTCTTCGGGCTCAGCGTCCTGGCGGAGTATCGGCGCCGGGGCATCCAGCAGGCGCTGCTCGCGTGGCGATTGAACGAAGCCGCCCGGCGGGGGTGCCTCATCGCGTGCATCGGCTCGCTGCCCGGCGCGGGCACCGAGCGCAACGTCCGGCGGATGGGCTTCCAGTTGGCGTACACCAAGGTGGCGCTGGTGAGGCCCGGCGAGGGGCTGACGCCGGTCGCCGGCTAGCGAGCCCGGCGCGTGACGCGCCACGCGGCGTGCGTCGCGCCGATGCCCAGCGCGCACGCGGCGAATCCCGCGCCGCCCCGCAGCAGCCGGATGCGCGTGCGTTCGCCCGGCGAGAGCGCCTCCCACGAGCGCGTGACCTCGGCGCGGCGCTGCGCCGTGATGTACCGCCCGATGGGCAGGTCGTTCGACGTCGCGACGATGGCGCCGACGCCCGCCGCCGCGAGCGCGCCGAGCAGCCAGATCGCCGCCCAGGGAACGTCACGCCGGTGCGCGCGCCACGCGCTGAACGCCGCCATGCAGGGGAGGATGCAGGCGACGAACACCCAGCCTCGGACGAGCAGGTCGTGGAAGGTCACGCGCGGCGCCCTAGTACGCGAGGCACTGCATGACCGCCTCTTCCACGCGCTTGGCGTCGGGCAGGTAGTGCTGCTCGAGCTTGTAGTAGGGCATCATGACGTCGAACCCCGCGACGCGCTGCACGGGCGCCTTGAGGTGCAGGAAGCAGCGCTCCTGCACGACCGAGGCGATCTCGCCGCCGAAGCCCGCCGTCTTGGGCGCCTCGTGCACGACCACGCACCGCCCGGTCTTCTCGACGCTCCGCACCACCGTGTCGGCGTCGAAGGGCGAGATCGTCCGCAGGTCGATCAGTTCCACCGACACGTCCTCGGGGAAGTGGTCGAGCGCCTCGTTGCACGTGTGCAGGCACGCGCCCCACGTGACGATCGTCAGGTCCGTCCCTTCGGCCACGACCTTCGCCTCGCCGATGGGGATCGTGTACTCCTCCTCGGGCACGAACTCGCGGTGCGAGCGGTACACGCGCTTGGGCTCGAAGAACACCACCGGGTCGGGGTCGCGGATCGCCGAGAGCAGCAGCCCCTTGGCGTCGGTGGGCGTGCTGGGGATGACCACCTTGAGCCCGGGCGTGTGCGCGTAGATCGCCTCGGGCGAGTCGCTGTGCAGCTCCGGCGCGTGGATGCCCCCGCCCCAGGGCACGCGCACCGTCATCGGCACCGTCACGGCCCCGCGCGAGCGGTTGCGGTACCGGGCCGCGTGGTTCACGAGCTGGTCGAACGCCGGGCCCAGGAACCCCTCGAACTGGATCTCGGGCACCGGGCGCATCCCGGCCATGGCCAGCCCGATCGCCGTGCCCATGATGCCCGACTCGGCCAGGGGGGTGTCGATCACGCGATCGGGCCCGAAGACCTTCTGGAGCCCTTCGGTGACGCGGAAGACGCCGCCGTTGAGGCCCACGTCCTCGCCCAGGCACACGACGCGCGCGTCGCGCTCCATCTCCTGGTACAGCGCCTCGTTGATGGCGTCGACGAGGGTGAGGCCCTGCTTGATCATCTGCTCGGTGCGAGGCATGAGAATCTCCGATCGAAATGGCCAGATCGCAAAGATGCAAAGGTGCAAAGCGAGGGAACCGTACGAACCGGGCGACAAGGGACAGTGGAGAGAGCGTCTGTACACGCGGCGGAGCGCGGACCGCACGTGGGCCGTGCCGCAAACCTATCTGTTGGTGGCTTCTCGACGAGTGCGGGCCAGAATCGCGCCGAAGATGAGCCGCAGCTCGTGTGCTTCCTGCTCAACATCCGTGAGTCTGTCCGTGGCGATCCAACCTCGCCTGCCCACGAACCGGACCCAGTACCGAACCTCAGCAAGCTCCTTCAGAATCACGCTCACGCCTCGACAGAAATCCGCGCGGCTCATCGCCTCGGTGGTCTCGAACGTGTTCGCTCCGACCGATGTTCCCGACCCATACAGCTGATCGACGACCCGGCGGCTCTTGCCCATGCCCTCCAAGGCATCGGCGATGTCGGCCACCCGGTGCGAGAACGACTCGACGCGTTCGAGAAGTTCTTCGCGTAGCCGTCCCATCAACGCCCCCAACGTCTGAGTTCGCCTACCGCCCGAGTATTAGTACGGTGTGGTCCTCTGTGCCGCGCTGACTTGACCATTTGCATCTGTGCTATTTGGCCATTTGACGCAGCCCCGCCTGCTCCGGATGCTGCCCCAGCCCGTGCGTGCGGAGCGTCCGGCGCTGCACGTCCAGCTCGGGCGTCATCGTCGCGAACGTGGTGAGGAACATGTCGTCGCTCGTGGGAGCCTCGATGCTCTCGGCGGCCTTCGCCACGTCCGCCGCCGTCTGCTTCGACATCTCGTCCAGCTCCGCCTGCTTCGCCTCGTTCCACAGCCCCTTGCCCGTCAGGTACTTCTTCAGGCGGATGAGCGGGTCCTTGGCGATCCACGCGTCGACCTCCGCCGCGTCGCGGTACCGGCGCGCGTCGTCCGCCGTCGTGTGGTCGGCCAGGCGGTACGTGACCGCCTCGATGAACGCCGGCCCGCCCCCCGACCGCGCCCGCTCCACAAAGTCCCGCGTCGCCTTGTACATCGCGAACAGGTCGTTCCCGTCCACCTGGATGCACGGCATGTCGTACGCCAGCGCCTTCTGCGCCACCGTCGCCGAGTTCATCTGCTGCTCGCGCGGCACGCTGATCGCCCACTGGTTGTTCTGGCAGATGAACACGCACGGCACCTGGAACGTGCTCGCGAAGTTCATCGCCTCGTGGAAGTCGCCCTCGCTTGTCGCCCCGTCGCCGAAGTACGTCAGCGCCACCCGGGGCTCCTTGCGCATCTTGAACGCCCAGGCCATCCCCGTCGCGTGCAGCATGTGCGTCCCGATCGGCACGCACAGCGGCAGCACGTTCACGCCCTGCGGGATCTGGCTCCCGCGCTCGTCGCCCATCCAGTACATGAACACGTAGTGCATCGGCAGCCCGTGCATCCAGAGCGCCGCGTTCTCGCGGTAGCACGGCACCAGCCAGTCCACGCCGCGCTTCGCGGCGAAGCCCGACCCGATCGCCGCCGCCTCCTGCCCCTTGTTCTGCGGGTACGTCCCCATGCGCTTGGCGCGCTGCAGCTTGAACGCCGTCTCGTCCACGGCGCGGCACCTGCACATGTACTGGTACAGCTCCACGACGTCCTCGTCGCGCAGCGTGTCCTTCGCCAGTTTCTCGTCGAGCACGCCCCGCTCGTCCAGGATCTGGAGGTACTCGACCTTGCCCTCGTACACGGTTCGCATCGGCATGGGCCAAGCGTAGGCGGCGGGGCTATTCACCCGTCCGCCCCCGGTCGTCACGCGGGACGCGCCGACGCACGGGGCAAGCCCGGCCGCTCCAGCTTCTCTCGCACCCAGTTGAGGGGCGTCCGCAGCACCCGGGCCGCCAGCCCCCGCGTCAGGCTCGCGCGGTTCCGCCGCACCAGCAGCAGCGTGCTGTCGTCCTCGGGCTCGGCCCGCCCCGCGAACGCCTGCACCCGCGCGTACAGCCGCTCGACGAACGTCTCCGCCGGCTCCAGGGGCTCGGACGCCAGCAGACGCGCCAGCCCGTCGTAGCCCAGCATCTCGCCCTGCGGCGACCTGGCCTCGACGATGCCGTCGGTGTAGAAGAGCGCCGTGTCGCCGTCGCCCAGCCGCACCCGCGTCGAGCGGTAGGTCGCCGTGTCGATGACGCCCAGCGGGATGTTGCCCGGGGCCGCGTGCGGGGCGGAGACCTCGGGCTCGAGCGCCGTCCACGCCCCGCCGCCACGCCGGATCATCGGGGGCGGGTGCCCGGCGAGGGTGACGTCCACCTCGCCGGTGGGGGCCCAGTGCGTCGCGATGAGGGCCGTCGCGAAGCGTCCGTCGTCCGAGATCGCGGCGAACTCCGCGTTGATCGCGCCGATGAGGACGTCCTGGTCGCGCCGCTGCACGTTGCGGCGCATCAGCGTGCGCAGGCGCAGCGCGACGTCGGACACCGTCGTGCCGTGCCCCGCGACGTCGGCCAGCAGCATCCGCGTGATCATGCCCGACGAGCACGACGAGACGTAATGAATGTCCCCGCCCGAGGCGTCCCCGCCGCTGGGACGCGAGAGCAGCCACGCGTCGAGCCCGTACATGCGGACGCCGCGCGAACTCTCGTCGTTGCCGCCCCACACTTCGAGGCACTGGAGTTGGTGGATGTCGGCGGTCAACAGGGTTCTCAGGCCGACGGCGTCGGCGTGCGGGCGTCGTCGGGCACCGGGCCGGTCCACGGGCCGCCCGGGAACTGCTTGATGCCCTCTTGCTTGAGCGCTCGCCCCGTCCCCTTCGCCACCGGGCTGCGCTCGGGGATCGAGAACTGCGCGTTGGGCAGGGCGGCGTTGTGCGCCATCGCCACGTCCGCGGCCTTCAGCATCGTCGCGTCCGCGTTCTCGTACATCTCGCGGAACCGCGTGTAGATCTCGACCTCCGCGAGGTCAAAGAAGTGCAGCGCCGCGGCCTTGTCGCGCTGGAACTCCTGGTCCCCCGCGCCGTTGCCCGCGTGCGCCCGCATGTCCGCGTCGAGCTTCGCCAGCGTGCACGCCCACGCGTGCAGGAAGATCGCCACGTCCGCCACGCGCGCCTGCACCGCCTGGCGGTCCAGCATCGCCACGTCGTACTTCTTGCTCATCACCTTGAACTGGTAGCTGTGCTCGCGCACGAGGTTGCACAGGCGGTCCGCCACAGGACGCAGCTCGGGCAGCACCTTGTCGATCCGCGGGGCGCTCCGGCGGATCCCGAAGTACACCTCCAGCCCCAGCGGCACCGCGATCGACATGAGGCGCATGTTGAACGTCGCCTTCGCCGCACGGGCCAGGAACGTTCCCAGCGACTCGTCGGGGTCCTTCAGCAGTGTCTGCTTCACGCCCAGCATCTGCTCGGCCAGGGCCTTGCCCCCGTACCCGAAGATGTACGACTGCATCACCTCGTTGGCGCCCTCGACGATCAGGTTGATGCGCGAGTCGCGGAAGATGCGCTCGATCTCGTTCTCGGTCATGTAGCCTTCGCCGCCCATGATCTGCATGGCGTCGTTCGTCACGCGCCAGCCCATCTCGGAGCAGAAGACCTTGCACAACGCCGTCTCGACCTGGTGGTCCTCGTCCTTGCGGTCCAGCATGCCCGTCGTCATGTACAGCACGCTGTCCATCGCATAGTCGTACGCGCTCATGCGCGCGATGTTCCGACGCACGAGCTCCTTGTCGGCCAGGGGCGCCCCGAACTGGAAGCGCGTCATCGCCCACTTCGTCGCCTGGTCACGCGCCCGGCGCGCCCCGCCCAGCATGCCCGCCGAGAGCGTGCAGCGCCCGTAGTTCAGGCACGAGAGCGCCATCTGCAAGCCCCGCCCTTCCTGCCCGAGCAGGTGGCTCTTGTGCACGCGCACGCCGTGGAAGCGGATGCGCGCCTGCCACGTCCCCCGGATGCCGCACTTGCTGCGGTTCTTCTGGAAGACCTCCACGCCCTGCATCCACGGGTGCACGACGATCGCGGAGATCTTCCCCTTGCCGTCGGCACGCTTCTCGCGGCACATGACCGTGAACAGGCTCGAGAGCGCCCCCGACGTCGCCCACTTCTTCTCGCCCGTGATCAGGTAGTAGTCGCCGTCACGCTCGAAGTACGTCTCCTGCCCGCCCGCGTCGCACCCGACGTTGGGCTCGCTCAGGCAGAACGCGCTCAGCCAGTCCTTCGCCAGGTGCGGGAGCCACTTCTTCTTCTGTTCCTCGTTGCCGAAGAGCATGACGGCCTTGCAGCCGATCGACTGGTGCGCCGACACCATGACCGCCGTCGACCCGCAGTACATCCCGATCCGCTCGAGCACGCGGTTGTAGCTGGTGATGCCCATGCCCAGCCCGCCGTACTCCTTCGAGATCGTCATCCCCAGCACGCCCAGGTCGAACAGGCGCCGCACGACCCAGTCGGGGATCTCCTGCTCCTGGTCGATCAGGATCGACGGGTGCTCGTTCCGCAGATACTCGTCGAGGCGGGCGAGCAACTGGTCGCACTCGGCCTGCTCGCGCGCGTCCATCGCGGGGTACGGAAAGTAGAAGTCCTCCTTGAGCTTGCCCCAGAAGAGGTTCTTCACCGCGCCCATCTTGGTGGGCTCTGCCCCGAGCCATTCCTCGGCTTCCTCGAGCAGCTTGCGGTCCGCTTCCTTGATGCCCTTGAGGTTCTTGAGGTCGGCCATGGGTCTTCCTTTCGAGCGAACGTCCGGTGAACTACTTCTTCGCGGATTTCTCGAAGAACGCGTTGATCGCCTGCCTGCCCGCGGGCGTCGAGCGGAGTCGGACGAGCTCCCGCCGCTCGACCTCCAGCGCCGCCTGCCAGCCCTGCGCCAGCCCGGCGTCGACCGCGTGCGCCACCGCACGCCCCGAGTCGGTCCCGCCGATCTCGTCGCGCACCCGCTCCATCGCGCTCAGCGCCGCCGGCGCACGGTCCGCCCGCCCGATCCAGCGCAGCGGCGCGCCGTCGCGCGCCCGCGCCCCCGTCTGCCGGGCGAGCACCCAGCGGCACGCCGTCTCGCGCAGCGACGACGCCGACTCGGCGACGTCGTCGAACACACCCGCCTCGCGCGCTTCGTCGAACGTCAGGGGCTTCCCGCTCGCGGTCCGCCGGATCGCTTCGGCCGGGTCCAGGCGCGCCGGCAGCAGGTTCGTCCCGCCCCAGCCCGGGCAGATCGACAGCCCCGCCTCGGGAAGCCCGACCGGGTACGCCTTCGCCGCGGGCGCGCCGATGAGCCCGTCGCAGTGCATCGCGATCTCGAGCCCGCCCCCCAGGGCGGCCCCATGAATCGCGGCGGCGGTCGGATACGGGAGCGCGCTCAACATCCCGAATACCTTCGACCCGTACGCCAGGTACCGATGCAGCGCCTCATCATCGAGATCGCGGATCGCCGTCAGGTCGGCCCCCGCGATGAACGCCCGCTCCGCGTTCGACGCCAGCACCAGCCCGCGCAGGTCGCCCGGCAGCGCGTGCACCGCCGCCTCGATCGCCCGGATGAGCGCCAGGTCCAGCACCACCACGGGGCGTCCGGCCTGCTCGAGCGACAGCACCGCGACCCCGGCGAGAGGGCCGCTCCGCTCGATCTGCACCGGTAGCGTCGGCGTCACTGCATCAATACCCCATTGGCCGGTCATCGCCCCGAAGCCCGGCGTCGCATGGTAGAGCCTCGGAGCGTGCGGACCAAACCGAACCGACACGTGTTCGTGGCCTGGGCGCTCGCGCGGGCGTACGATGAGACCGATTCCCCGCGGCTGTGGCGGAATTGGCAGACGCGCTAGATTCAGGTTCTAGTGGGGTCACACCCGTGGAGGTTCAAGTCCTCTCAGCCGCATTCGCGGCCCGTCCCGTCCGGGGCGGGCCGCTGTTGTTTTTGGAGTGCCCGACCCCCACGGCCCGCGCCGCGGCCTGTCGGCGGCCTGCCCCCCGGTTCTCGGGCCTTCGCCGGTACACTCGCCCCGATGGGAACCGTGCTGGCGGGAATCGACGAGGCCGGGTACGGCCCGCTGCTGGGCCCGCTGTGCGTCGGGCTCGCCGTGCTCCGTGCGCCCGGGCACGACGGGCCGGTGCCTGACATGTGGAAACTGCTGAAGGCCGGCGTCTGCCGCGAGCCCGGACGCGGGGGCGCCACCGACCGCCTGGGCCGCGTGCCGATCGCGGACTCCAAGGAACTCAAGCTCTCTAACGCCGTCACCACCACGCACCCGCTCGTGCACCTGGAGCGAGGCGTGCTCGCGTTCCTCCGCGCGACGGGGCGGGTGATCCCGCAGACCGACGCCGACCTGTTCGACGCGCTGGGCGTGTGCACGAACTCGCCAGGGTGCTACCGGGTGGACGCGCTGCCCGTGCCCGGGGCGCTCTCGCGGGGCGAGGCGGACATCGCCGCGGCGACCGTCGAGCGCGCGCTCGGCGGCGCCGGGTGCGCCGCGCTCTCGCTGCGCGCCGACGTCACGTGGGAGCCCGGGTTCAACGGCGTCGTGCGCAGCACGGGCAACAAGGGCGAGGCGACCATCGCCGCCATCGGTCGCCTCCTCCGCACCGTCTGGGAGACCTGCGCCGAGTGCGTCGACGCCGACGGCTCGCCCCGGCGACTGGGCATCGTCTGCGACCGGCTCGGCGGGCGCACCAGCTACGCCGGCGTGCTGGCGGCGGTCGTCCCCGGCTGCACCGTGACGGTCATCGAAGAAGGCCCGGCGCGCAGCCGTTACGTCGT
This window contains:
- a CDS encoding acyl-CoA dehydrogenase family protein; the encoded protein is MADLKNLKGIKEADRKLLEEAEEWLGAEPTKMGAVKNLFWGKLKEDFYFPYPAMDAREQAECDQLLARLDEYLRNEHPSILIDQEQEIPDWVVRRLFDLGVLGMTISKEYGGLGMGITSYNRVLERIGMYCGSTAVMVSAHQSIGCKAVMLFGNEEQKKKWLPHLAKDWLSAFCLSEPNVGCDAGGQETYFERDGDYYLITGEKKWATSGALSSLFTVMCREKRADGKGKISAIVVHPWMQGVEVFQKNRSKCGIRGTWQARIRFHGVRVHKSHLLGQEGRGLQMALSCLNYGRCTLSAGMLGGARRARDQATKWAMTRFQFGAPLADKELVRRNIARMSAYDYAMDSVLYMTTGMLDRKDEDHQVETALCKVFCSEMGWRVTNDAMQIMGGEGYMTENEIERIFRDSRINLIVEGANEVMQSYIFGYGGKALAEQMLGVKQTLLKDPDESLGTFLARAAKATFNMRLMSIAVPLGLEVYFGIRRSAPRIDKVLPELRPVADRLCNLVREHSYQFKVMSKKYDVAMLDRQAVQARVADVAIFLHAWACTLAKLDADMRAHAGNGAGDQEFQRDKAAALHFFDLAEVEIYTRFREMYENADATMLKAADVAMAHNAALPNAQFSIPERSPVAKGTGRALKQEGIKQFPGGPWTGPVPDDARTPTPSA
- a CDS encoding alpha-ketoacid dehydrogenase subunit beta yields the protein MPRTEQMIKQGLTLVDAINEALYQEMERDARVVCLGEDVGLNGGVFRVTEGLQKVFGPDRVIDTPLAESGIMGTAIGLAMAGMRPVPEIQFEGFLGPAFDQLVNHAARYRNRSRGAVTVPMTVRVPWGGGIHAPELHSDSPEAIYAHTPGLKVVIPSTPTDAKGLLLSAIRDPDPVVFFEPKRVYRSHREFVPEEEYTIPIGEAKVVAEGTDLTIVTWGACLHTCNEALDHFPEDVSVELIDLRTISPFDADTVVRSVEKTGRCVVVHEAPKTAGFGGEIASVVQERCFLHLKAPVQRVAGFDVMMPYYKLEQHYLPDAKRVEEAVMQCLAY
- a CDS encoding enoyl-CoA hydratase-related protein, translated to MTPTLPVQIERSGPLAGVAVLSLEQAGRPVVVLDLALIRAIEAAVHALPGDLRGLVLASNAERAFIAGADLTAIRDLDDEALHRYLAYGSKVFGMLSALPYPTAAAIHGAALGGGLEIAMHCDGLIGAPAAKAYPVGLPEAGLSICPGWGGTNLLPARLDPAEAIRRTASGKPLTFDEAREAGVFDDVAESASSLRETACRWVLARQTGARARDGAPLRWIGRADRAPAALSAMERVRDEIGGTDSGRAVAHAVDAGLAQGWQAALEVERRELVRLRSTPAGRQAINAFFEKSAKK
- a CDS encoding four helix bundle protein translates to MGRLREELLERVESFSHRVADIADALEGMGKSRRVVDQLYGSGTSVGANTFETTEAMSRADFCRGVSVILKELAEVRYWVRFVGRRGWIATDRLTDVEQEAHELRLIFGAILARTRREATNR
- a CDS encoding dihydrolipoamide acetyltransferase family protein, whose translation is MAHAASKDPNVFLLPDLGEGLAEAELIKWRVEVGQTVNELDVLAEMETDKALVEVTSPRAGTIAGLHGEPGSIIKVGAPFVNYEPAAGAASEKPPEKAAKPASRGSANGSHADAAPRADVVTDPPERTADDGTVVGMMNAPSGKALATPVVRRLARDLGVDIDRVPGSGIGGRVLEKDVRAAAGQGAPARTTAAPTSAPAASPAPSRASVPQSERAAPERAAPAASAGPDEVTRIPFRGVRRTIANRLRESMDRCVHFTVMDEADATPLDGLRRKLAGASGEKVSFLPFVASAVCRVLSDARFRALNATVDEKPEDEQYAASIMQHRSVHLGIATDTDTGLMVPVVRDADRMGVLEIARAVTAVAESARNRTASREQLSGSTFTISNVGSHAGRFATPVINYPEAGILAVGRAKEGMVVSKGSFRVGLLLPLSLACDHRVVDGATAALALAEIIALLQKPEDLLTPARG
- a CDS encoding PP2C family protein-serine/threonine phosphatase; this translates as MTADIHQLQCLEVWGGNDESSRGVRMYGLDAWLLSRPSGGDASGGDIHYVSSCSSGMITRMLLADVAGHGTTVSDVALRLRTLMRRNVQRRDQDVLIGAINAEFAAISDDGRFATALIATHWAPTGEVDVTLAGHPPPMIRRGGGAWTALEPEVSAPHAAPGNIPLGVIDTATYRSTRVRLGDGDTALFYTDGIVEARSPQGEMLGYDGLARLLASEPLEPAETFVERLYARVQAFAGRAEPEDDSTLLLVRRNRASLTRGLAARVLRTPLNWVREKLERPGLPRASARPA
- a CDS encoding GNAT family N-acetyltransferase, producing MRSLRDIALIEEQRQAAGLAAVAPESRALAGGTVARGAPGTWYNSAVGLGLGARVSDAEIDELIAFHESHGVEPRIEVCPFADETLARGLASRGFVVRQFEMCFFRELDPASPARPLVETPAGLEIRAVDVRRDDEVRAHTMVAVSGFMPPGQPIAEEFLESCARALRHERTIGVGAWLDGRLVGAGAMEATPPSAGLFGLSVLAEYRRRGIQQALLAWRLNEAARRGCLIACIGSLPGAGTERNVRRMGFQLAYTKVALVRPGEGLTPVAG
- the pdhA gene encoding pyruvate dehydrogenase (acetyl-transferring) E1 component subunit alpha, producing the protein MPMRTVYEGKVEYLQILDERGVLDEKLAKDTLRDEDVVELYQYMCRCRAVDETAFKLQRAKRMGTYPQNKGQEAAAIGSGFAAKRGVDWLVPCYRENAALWMHGLPMHYVFMYWMGDERGSQIPQGVNVLPLCVPIGTHMLHATGMAWAFKMRKEPRVALTYFGDGATSEGDFHEAMNFASTFQVPCVFICQNNQWAISVPREQQMNSATVAQKALAYDMPCIQVDGNDLFAMYKATRDFVERARSGGGPAFIEAVTYRLADHTTADDARRYRDAAEVDAWIAKDPLIRLKKYLTGKGLWNEAKQAELDEMSKQTAADVAKAAESIEAPTSDDMFLTTFATMTPELDVQRRTLRTHGLGQHPEQAGLRQMAK